Proteins encoded in a region of the Lemur catta isolate mLemCat1 chromosome 14, mLemCat1.pri, whole genome shotgun sequence genome:
- the FRAT1 gene encoding proto-oncogene FRAT1, whose product MPCRREEEEEAGEEAEGEEEEEDSFLLLEQSVTLGSSGEVDRLVAQIGETLQLDSAQDNPASPCAPPGAPLRPPQPPATVPVDKAQAPAVPLLLPPASAEAVGPAPPGALRCALGDRGRVRGRAAPYCVAELAAGPTALSPLPLQPGYDGPPGAGKRGVSQPLSGPCRRGWLRGAAASRRLQQRRGSQPETHTSDDDPHRLLQQLVLSGNLIKEAVRRLHSRRLQLHAKLPQRPFLGPLSAPVHEPPSPHSPRAACSDPGASERAQLRTGDAVLVPGS is encoded by the coding sequence ATGCCGTGccggagggaggaggaagaggaagccgGCGAGGAAgcggagggggaggaagaggaggaggacagcTTCCTCCTGCTGGAGCAGTCGGTGACGCTGGGCAGCTCCGGCGAGGTGGACCGGCTGGTGGCCCAGATCGGCGAGACGTTGCAGCTGGACTCGGCGCAGGACAACCCGGCCTCCCCGTGCGCGCCCCCGGGGGCACCGCTGCGGCCCCCGCAGCCCCCGGCGACAGTGCCGGTAGACAAGGCCCAGGCCCCGGCGGTGCCTTTGCTGCTGCCGCCCGCGTCTGCCGAGGCTGTGGGCCCGGCACCCCCAGGGGCTCTACGCTGCGCTCTTGGGGACCGCGGGCGCGTGCGGGGCCGGGCTGCGCCCTACTGCGTGGCCGAGCTCGCCGCAGGCCCCACCgcactgtccccactgcccctTCAGCCCGGCTATGATGGGCCTCCGGGAGCTGGCAAGCGGGGCGTCTCACAGCCGCTGTCAGGTCCGTGCCGGCGAGGATGGCTCCGGGGCGCTGCCGCGTCCCGCCGCCTGCAGCAGCGACGCGGGTCCCAACCCGAAACCCACACAAGCGACGACGACCCGCACCGGCTCCTGCAGCAGCTCGTGCTCTCAGGAAACCTCATCAAGGAGGCCGTGCGGAGGCTTCATTCGCGACGGCTGCAGTTACATGCAAAACTTCCCCAACGCCCGTTCCTGGGGCCTCTCTCGGCCCCAGTGCATGAACCCCCTTCGCCCCACAGCCCTCGCGCGGCCTGCAGTGACCCTGGCGCGTCCGAGAGGGCGCAGCTCAGAACTGGCGACGCCGTTCTTGTCCCTGGCAGCTAA